A part of Pectinatus sottacetonis genomic DNA contains:
- a CDS encoding sugar-binding transcriptional regulator, with translation MPPVSKRILRKVAHMYYEADMKQSDIAKRLGLDRTTVSKYLKRAKEQGIVKITLEYDSYSDLENMLEEKFNLKEVYVVPSAGSQSETLSLVGKAALHLLSRLIKNRMVIGFNWGRSMGAIANEATRESFAAVNADFVPLVGGSESLDSELLVNTICYKVANAFNANTHYLYAPAITRTADIKDAIIRDVNYLKIQDFWNRLDIAFVGIGSPYSASNVIWTDGLKSDYIQTNFKGSIAGELCTRFYDKNGNEVPTEVVERTIAIPFEKLRKVNYSIGVAAAGEKVPAIYAAFRGKLINVLITDKSTAEKLLAY, from the coding sequence ATGCCACCGGTAAGTAAGAGAATTTTGAGAAAAGTTGCCCATATGTATTATGAAGCTGATATGAAACAGAGCGATATTGCGAAGAGATTAGGACTCGACCGCACTACCGTCAGTAAATATTTAAAACGGGCCAAAGAGCAGGGAATCGTTAAAATAACCTTGGAATATGATTCGTATAGTGATTTAGAAAATATGCTGGAAGAAAAATTTAATTTAAAAGAAGTTTATGTTGTGCCGTCAGCAGGCAGCCAGTCAGAAACGCTTTCACTTGTGGGAAAGGCAGCACTGCATCTATTATCACGGTTGATAAAAAATAGGATGGTAATTGGTTTTAACTGGGGCAGATCCATGGGGGCAATAGCTAATGAGGCGACCAGAGAAAGCTTTGCAGCAGTAAATGCGGATTTCGTCCCGTTGGTAGGTGGGTCAGAGAGTCTTGATAGTGAACTGCTCGTAAATACGATATGCTATAAAGTGGCTAATGCTTTTAATGCTAACACGCATTATTTATATGCACCGGCGATTACCCGCACAGCAGATATAAAGGATGCTATAATAAGGGATGTCAATTATTTGAAAATACAGGATTTTTGGAACAGGTTGGACATAGCTTTTGTAGGAATAGGTTCGCCATATTCCGCATCTAATGTGATCTGGACGGATGGTTTGAAATCTGATTATATACAAACTAATTTCAAGGGAAGTATAGCCGGGGAGCTTTGTACGCGCTTTTATGATAAAAATGGTAATGAAGTACCTACTGAAGTTGTAGAAAGGACAATAGCAATTCCTTTTGAGAAACTGCGAAAGGTAAATTATTCCATCGGGGTGGCGGCTGCTGGTGAGAAGGTTCCGGCTATTTATGCTGCTTTTCGGGGAAAATTAATCAATGTACTTATTACGGATAAATCTACAGCAGAAAAACTTTTGGCATATTAA